GCCGTGTCGCGCTCCTTCTTCGGACGATCCATGAGCGAGGTCGCCAGCGCGTACTGGGAATCGGCATCGTTCTGGTTGGCCGCCTTGCCCCACCATTCCTGCGCACGCTCGTCGTCGATCGAGAGTCCGTAGCCGTTGTGATACATCCAGCCCAGGCTGTACTGCGCATGCACGTCGCCGGCCTCGGCCAGCGGCCGCCACACGCAGAAGGCCTCCGCGTAGTTGCCCTCGGCCATCGCGGCTTCGGCCTTGTCGTGCTTGCCGGAGTTGTCGGGCTTGCGCCCGGAGCTGTGGACGTACGGCGCAATCGGATAGGAGTAATAGCCCCCGTAGTAGCGCTGCGCTTCGGCCGGGTTCGCAATCGCGCCGGCGGCAACGATGGCGATCAGCACCGGCACGGCGCGCAGGCGCATCATCGGCCGGCCCGCACCAGGCCGCCGAGCCCGGCCTCCTCGAGCGCGGCACGCACCACGTGCCGCACATCGTTGCCGGTCTCCAGCGCCAGCACGCTGTCCAACAGCGCGCGCGCCTGGGTCTGGCGGATGGCTCGCACCACCGCCTTCACGCGCAACAGGTTGCCACCGCTCATGCTCAATTCATCGACCCCCATGCCGACCAGCAGGATGGCCGAAACCGGATCGCCGGCCATTTCCCCGCAAACGGCGACGGTGCAGTCCAAGCAATGGCCGCGCCGAACCGTATCGTACACGGCACGCAGAACGGCCGGATGCAGCGAGTCGTAGAGGTCCGCAACCGCCCGGTTGTTGCGATCGACGGCGAGCAGGTACTGCGTGAGATCGTTCGTACCGATGGACAGAAAGTCCACGCGCCGGGCGATGGACTCGGCCTGATACACGGCCGCCGGTACCTCGATCATCACGCCCACGCGCGGGCGGCGCACATCGAGCCCCTCGTCGCGCAGTTCGTCGTAGGCGCGGTTGAGCAGCGCCAGGCTCTCGTCGACCTCGCTGACGGTCGACACCATCGGCAGCAGGATCTGCAGGTTGTCCAGTCCCTCGGAGGCACGCAGCATCGCGCGCAGCTGCGTGAGGAAGATCTCCGGATGATCGAGCGTGATCCGGATGCCGCGCCAGCCGAGGAACGGGTTCGCATCGTCGATGCGGAAATACGCCAGCGGCTTGTCGCCGCCGACATCCAGCGTGCGGATGGTCACCGGCCGCGGCGCGAAATCCGCCAGCACCCCGCGATAGATCTCGCTCTGGGCCTGCTCGCTCGGAAAGTGGTCGCGGGTCATGAACGGAAACTCCGTCCGGTACAGCCCGACGCCCTCGGCCTCGGTGCGCGTCGGCGCGTCGCTCTCGGCCAGCA
This DNA window, taken from Chromatiales bacterium, encodes the following:
- a CDS encoding SEL1-like repeat protein, with the protein product MMRLRAVPVLIAIVAAGAIANPAEAQRYYGGYYSYPIAPYVHSSGRKPDNSGKHDKAEAAMAEGNYAEAFCVWRPLAEAGDVHAQYSLGWMYHNGYGLSIDDERAQEWWGKAANQNDADSQYALATSLMDRPKKERDTAKALEWLGKAIANGHEDARDFLRDLTARGVDGARELYQQLLAKNWKKLTTPLVVSVEKANVRSGPDVGKKLVASLTRDAALGELSRHGDWVEVWLPEQSQVGWIYGKLVAAPTLEPGAKKP